In Uranotaenia lowii strain MFRU-FL chromosome 2, ASM2978415v1, whole genome shotgun sequence, one genomic interval encodes:
- the LOC129745721 gene encoding probable chitinase 10 has product MKLIGFTFLALFWATAYAATCNLCGCPVDSRCPASDGTHALHLPHLTNCSKFITCNAGTGCEMDCPPGLHFSTLTRNCDLPALACCDATIQCQNRDDGNCESYVDPRCSIVNIFDHPNCAKFYQCNEAGKPCVQDCPAGLHFNKDKGVCDWPFLACCDSSVVCREPCIPGVTCPPGPTPAPPTPAPPTPAPPTPAPPTPAPPTPAPPTPAPPTQAPPPGDCVLCPEYCTPNALCPAVNPQKPVLLPHHRCDLFYKCNSGRACEVECPPGLHFNEKQGVCDWPWYACCDSSVTCVTPCIPGVTCPPTG; this is encoded by the exons ATGAAGTTGATAGGGTTCACATTTTTGGCCCTATTTTGGGCAACAGCTTATGCAGCAACCTGTAATTTGTGCGGATGTCCGGTGGACTCTAGATGTCCAGCATCTGACGGAACACACGCGTTACACTTGCCTCATCTGACAAACTGTTCCAAGTTCATCACTTGTAACGCAGGAACAGGATGTGAAATGGATTGCCCCCCTGGGCTTCACTTCAGCACTCTAACACGAAATTGCGATTTACCCGCATTGGCCTGCTGTGATGCTACAATTCAATGTCAAAATAGAGATGACGGTAATTGTGAAAGTTATGTCGACCCTCGATGCTCCATTGTCAATATTTTTGACCATCCGAACTGCGCAAAATTCTATCAGTGTAATGAAGCAGGAAAGCCATGCGTACAAGATTGTCCAGCTGGATTACATTTCAACAAAGATAAGGGAGTTTGTGACTGGCCATTCCTCGCATGTTGTGATTCATCAGTCGTATGTAGGGAGCCATGTATTCCAGGAGTAACTTGTCCACCTGGACCGACACCAGCTCCTCCAACACCAGCTCCGCCAACTCCTGCTCCGCCAACTCCTGCTCCACCAACACCGGCACCACCTACTCCCGCGCCACCAACCCCAGCACCACCAACTCAAGCACCACCACCAGGGG ATTGCGTTCTCTGTCCAGAGTACTGCACACCAAATGCCTTGTGCCCCGCGGTCAATCCTCAGAAACCGGTACTTCTGCCCCACCACCGCTGTGATTTGTTCTACAAGTGTAACTCCGGAAGAGCATGTGAGGTCGAATGTCCACCAGGGCTACATTTCAACGAGAAACAAGGTGTCTGTGATTGGCCATGGTACGCTTGCTGTGATTCTTCTGTAACATGTGTAACACCATGCATCCCAGGAGTCACCTGCCCGCCAACTGGCTAG